A window of Auraticoccus monumenti contains these coding sequences:
- a CDS encoding 5-(carboxyamino)imidazole ribonucleotide synthase: protein MSDSDAVRPFVVGIIGGGQLARMMHQAAIGLGVRTRLLAEGCDVSAAQVVADVTVGDYTDPATVTAFAAGCDVITFDHEHVPAAILRELEASGKAVRPGPAALVHAQDKVLMRERLSAFGAPCPVFRVVPDEAALVAFGDEQGWPVIAKTSRGGYDGKGVWKLDGPEQAAEPFARLGEGVQVLAEEHVDFARELSALVVRSPSGQAVAYPVSESVQRDGVCVETTTPAPGLTEEQATSAQHLALAIAAELEVVGLLAVELMQRRDGSVVVNELAMRPHNTGHWSIDGAHTSQFENHLRAVLDLPLGDPVARQPWTVMGNVLGGTEEDLPSALLHCFARDRRLRVHLYGKEVKPGRKVGHVTTFGSDLDDVRRRARHAAGYLRGDHDA, encoded by the coding sequence GTGAGCGACTCCGACGCGGTGCGTCCGTTCGTGGTGGGGATCATCGGTGGCGGGCAGCTGGCCAGGATGATGCACCAGGCCGCCATCGGGCTGGGCGTGCGGACCCGGCTGCTGGCCGAGGGCTGCGACGTCTCCGCCGCGCAGGTGGTGGCCGACGTGACCGTGGGCGACTACACCGACCCGGCCACCGTCACCGCCTTCGCCGCCGGCTGCGACGTCATCACCTTCGACCACGAGCACGTCCCCGCCGCGATCCTGCGCGAGCTGGAGGCCTCGGGCAAGGCGGTCCGGCCCGGCCCGGCCGCACTGGTGCACGCCCAGGACAAGGTGCTGATGCGGGAGCGGCTGAGTGCCTTCGGGGCACCCTGCCCGGTGTTCCGGGTGGTTCCCGACGAGGCCGCGCTGGTCGCGTTCGGCGACGAGCAGGGCTGGCCGGTGATCGCCAAGACCTCCCGCGGCGGCTACGACGGCAAGGGCGTCTGGAAGCTGGACGGCCCCGAGCAGGCCGCAGAGCCCTTCGCCCGGCTGGGCGAGGGCGTCCAGGTGCTGGCCGAGGAGCACGTCGACTTCGCCCGCGAGCTGAGCGCCCTGGTCGTCCGCTCCCCGTCCGGGCAGGCGGTCGCCTACCCGGTCTCGGAGTCGGTGCAGCGCGACGGCGTCTGCGTCGAGACCACCACGCCGGCCCCCGGTCTCACCGAGGAGCAGGCCACCTCCGCCCAGCACCTGGCCCTGGCGATCGCCGCCGAGCTGGAGGTGGTGGGCCTGCTCGCGGTGGAGCTGATGCAGCGCCGCGACGGCAGCGTCGTGGTCAACGAGCTGGCCATGCGTCCGCACAACACCGGCCACTGGAGCATCGACGGAGCCCACACCTCCCAGTTCGAGAACCACCTGCGCGCGGTCCTCGACCTGCCCCTCGGCGACCCGGTGGCCCGCCAGCCCTGGACCGTGATGGGCAACGTGCTCGGCGGCACCGAGGAGGACCTCCCCTCGGCGCTGCTGCACTGCTTCGCCCGCGACCGGCGGCTGCGGGTCCACCTGTACGGCAAGGAGGTCAAGCCCGGCCGCAAGGTCGGCCACGTGACCACCTTCGGCTCCGACCTGGACGACGTCCGCCGCCGCGCGCGCCACGCCGCCGGCTACCTGAGAGGTGACCACGATGCCTGA
- the purE gene encoding 5-(carboxyamino)imidazole ribonucleotide mutase — MPETTPRVAVLMGSDSDWPTMEAAALALDEFGITHEADVVSAHRMPEAMVSYGRQAHTRGVEVIIAGAGGAAHLPGMLAALTPLPVIGVPVPLKHLDGMDSLLSIVQMPVGVPVATVSIGGARNAGLLAVRILAAGDPALTAAVLAFQDELRAAAEANGARVRDR, encoded by the coding sequence ATGCCTGAGACCACACCCCGGGTGGCGGTCCTGATGGGGTCTGACTCCGACTGGCCCACCATGGAGGCCGCCGCCCTCGCCCTGGACGAGTTCGGGATCACCCACGAGGCCGACGTCGTGTCTGCGCACCGGATGCCGGAGGCGATGGTCAGCTACGGCCGTCAGGCCCACACCCGCGGCGTCGAGGTCATCATCGCCGGCGCCGGCGGGGCGGCCCACCTGCCGGGGATGCTGGCCGCGCTCACCCCGCTGCCGGTGATCGGGGTCCCGGTGCCGCTGAAGCACCTGGACGGCATGGACTCGCTGCTGTCGATCGTGCAGATGCCCGTCGGGGTGCCCGTGGCCACCGTCTCCATCGGCGGGGCACGCAACGCCGGGCTGCTGGCGGTGCGGATCCTGGCCGCGGGTGACCCGGCGCTGACCGCGGCGGTGCTCGCCTTCCAGGACGAGCTGCGCGCCGCGGCCGAGGCCAACGGGGCCCGGGTCCGCGACCGCTGA
- the tdh gene encoding L-threonine 3-dehydrogenase — protein sequence MKALVKTQAGPGLELVDVPVPTPGPSDVLIQVASTGVCGTDLHIDSWDAWAAARVQPGRVIGHEFSGRVVEVGSAVTDVEVGDVVSGEGHLVCGRCRACRAGRRHLCIATVGIGVQADGCFAEYVVLPAGNVWVHRHPIDLDVAAIFDPFGNAVHTALAFPCLGEDVLVTGAGPIGIMAAMVARHAGARHVVVTDLAPERLALAAELGATLAVDIRTSSAAEAQQQLGMREGFDVGLEMSGSAAALRDMIAQMTHGGRIAALGLPAGEVSIDMATVVLNMLTIKGIYGREMFETWYAMDVLVHSGLDVSGVITDRFGFADHREAFSTARSGSGGKVVLRWSD from the coding sequence ATGAAGGCACTGGTCAAGACCCAGGCAGGTCCGGGTCTGGAGCTCGTGGACGTCCCGGTGCCGACCCCCGGCCCCTCCGACGTGCTGATCCAGGTGGCCAGCACCGGGGTCTGCGGCACCGACCTGCACATCGACTCCTGGGACGCCTGGGCCGCGGCGCGGGTGCAGCCCGGTCGCGTCATCGGGCACGAGTTCTCCGGCCGCGTGGTCGAGGTGGGCTCAGCCGTCACCGACGTCGAGGTGGGCGACGTGGTCAGCGGCGAGGGCCACCTGGTCTGCGGACGCTGCCGCGCCTGCCGGGCCGGCCGGCGCCACCTCTGCATCGCCACCGTCGGGATCGGCGTCCAGGCCGACGGCTGCTTCGCCGAGTACGTGGTGCTCCCGGCCGGCAACGTCTGGGTGCACCGCCACCCGATCGACCTCGACGTGGCCGCGATCTTCGACCCCTTCGGCAACGCCGTCCACACCGCGCTGGCCTTCCCCTGCCTGGGCGAGGACGTCCTGGTCACCGGCGCCGGGCCGATCGGGATCATGGCCGCCATGGTGGCCCGTCACGCCGGTGCCCGGCACGTGGTGGTCACCGACCTGGCGCCGGAGCGGCTCGCCCTGGCCGCCGAGCTCGGGGCCACGCTCGCGGTGGACATCCGCACCTCCTCGGCCGCGGAGGCCCAGCAGCAGCTCGGGATGCGGGAGGGCTTCGACGTCGGGCTGGAGATGTCGGGCAGCGCCGCCGCGCTGCGCGACATGATCGCCCAGATGACCCACGGCGGCCGAATCGCCGCCCTCGGGCTGCCGGCCGGTGAGGTGAGCATCGACATGGCCACCGTGGTGCTCAACATGCTGACCATCAAGGGCATCTACGGCCGGGAGATGTTCGAGACCTGGTACGCCATGGACGTCCTGGTCCACTCCGGGCTGGACGTCTCCGGCGTGATCACCGACCGCTTCGGCTTCGCCGACCACCGGGAGGCCTTCTCCACCGCCCGCAGCGGGTCCGGTGGCAAGGTCGTGCTGCGCTGGTCGGACTGA
- a CDS encoding glycine C-acetyltransferase, with translation MYGQLREHLLGELAQMTEDGLYKVEAPLTSPQAAHIRVADGAGERGVVNLCANNYLGLADHPDLVAAATESLQRWGFGMASVRFICGTTTLHQELESEISRFLGTEATILYSSCFDANTGLFETLLGREDAIISDALNHASIIDGVRLCKATRYRYPNRDMAALEEQLQQAAGARFRLVVTDGVFSMDGYYAPLDQICELADRYDALVMVDDSHAVGFTGATGAGTPELFGVQDRVDIVTGTLGKALGGASGGYTSARAEVVEVLRQRSRPYLFSNSLAPSIASAALATLKILETSADLRELLRANTAYFRLEMTRRGFDVPESEHPIVPVMVGDATRAAAMADVMLEQGVYVRAFSYPVVPRGAARIRTQMSAAHSVEDLDRAVAAFEVARERCA, from the coding sequence GTGTACGGACAGCTGAGGGAGCACCTGCTCGGCGAGCTCGCCCAGATGACCGAGGACGGGCTGTACAAGGTCGAGGCGCCGCTGACCAGTCCGCAGGCCGCGCACATCCGGGTGGCCGACGGGGCGGGGGAGCGCGGCGTGGTCAACCTGTGCGCCAACAACTACCTCGGGCTGGCCGACCACCCCGACCTGGTGGCGGCGGCGACCGAGTCGCTGCAGCGCTGGGGGTTCGGGATGGCCTCGGTGCGCTTCATCTGCGGCACCACGACGCTGCACCAGGAGCTGGAGAGCGAGATCAGCCGCTTCCTCGGCACCGAGGCGACGATCCTCTACTCCTCCTGCTTCGACGCCAACACCGGGCTGTTCGAGACCCTGCTCGGGCGCGAGGACGCGATCATCTCCGACGCGCTCAACCACGCCTCGATCATCGACGGCGTGCGGCTCTGCAAGGCCACCCGCTACCGCTACCCCAACCGCGACATGGCCGCCCTGGAGGAGCAGCTCCAGCAGGCCGCCGGGGCCCGGTTCCGGCTGGTGGTGACCGACGGCGTCTTCTCGATGGACGGCTACTACGCCCCGCTGGACCAGATCTGCGAGCTGGCCGACCGCTACGACGCGCTGGTGATGGTCGACGACTCCCACGCCGTCGGCTTCACCGGTGCCACCGGGGCCGGCACGCCGGAGCTGTTCGGCGTGCAGGACCGGGTGGACATCGTCACCGGCACGCTGGGCAAGGCCCTGGGCGGGGCGTCGGGGGGCTACACCTCCGCGCGCGCCGAGGTCGTCGAGGTGCTGCGGCAGCGCTCCCGGCCCTACCTGTTCTCCAACTCCCTGGCCCCCTCGATCGCCTCGGCGGCCCTGGCCACGCTGAAGATCCTGGAGACCTCGGCCGACCTGCGTGAGCTGCTGAGGGCCAACACCGCCTACTTCCGCCTGGAGATGACCCGCCGCGGCTTCGACGTCCCCGAGTCCGAGCACCCGATCGTCCCGGTCATGGTGGGCGACGCGACGCGGGCGGCGGCGATGGCCGACGTCATGCTGGAGCAGGGCGTCTACGTCCGCGCCTTCAGCTACCCGGTGGTGCCCCGCGGTGCGGCCCGGATCCGCACCCAGATGTCGGCCGCGCACAGCGTCGAGGACCTGGACCGGGCCGTCGCCGCCTTCGAGGTCGCCCGGGAGCGTTGTGCCTGA
- a CDS encoding DedA family protein, producing the protein MPEQPGGPDDRVHRDPHADDPLPSERLPDDAEDAPPAEEREWWDDPRMPWKGKPGRWDLVCWFGIMFMGLYSLVMLPLRAYLVVANPVLQAGLTGSRSALVVLGVTDHPLWGLGLVLGILSLLKFQWVYFLAGRLWGRGLIDMMLTGRSARTRRIADRVEGLARRYGIPAIIVSYLPIPLPTSVVTPAVAIAGMRWRTFWTTHILCTIVLQSCWVALGFWLGEPARVVVEGYARISLWVSLALLVVVVVTVVVRQRRQTPATSQD; encoded by the coding sequence GTGCCTGAGCAGCCGGGCGGCCCCGACGACCGCGTCCACCGCGACCCCCACGCCGACGACCCGCTGCCCAGCGAGCGGCTGCCCGACGACGCCGAGGACGCGCCGCCGGCGGAGGAGCGCGAGTGGTGGGACGACCCCCGGATGCCGTGGAAGGGCAAGCCCGGACGCTGGGACCTGGTCTGCTGGTTCGGGATCATGTTCATGGGGCTCTACAGCCTGGTCATGCTGCCCCTGCGCGCCTACCTGGTGGTGGCCAACCCGGTGCTCCAGGCCGGGCTGACCGGCAGCCGCTCCGCCCTGGTGGTGCTCGGCGTGACCGACCACCCGCTCTGGGGTCTGGGGCTGGTGCTCGGCATCCTGTCCCTGCTGAAGTTCCAGTGGGTGTACTTCCTGGCCGGACGGCTCTGGGGCCGCGGGCTGATCGACATGATGCTGACCGGCCGCTCCGCCCGCACCCGGCGGATCGCGGACCGGGTGGAGGGCCTCGCCCGTCGCTACGGGATCCCGGCCATCATCGTGTCCTACCTGCCCATCCCGCTGCCCACGTCGGTGGTCACGCCGGCGGTGGCCATCGCCGGCATGCGCTGGCGCACGTTCTGGACCACCCACATCCTGTGCACGATCGTGCTGCAGTCCTGCTGGGTCGCGCTGGGGTTCTGGCTGGGGGAGCCGGCCAGGGTCGTGGTCGAGGGCTACGCCCGGATCTCGCTGTGGGTCTCGCTCGCCCTGCTCGTCGTGGTCGTGGTGACCGTCGTGGTGCGCCAGCGCCGTCAGACCCCCGCCACCTCGCAGGACTGA
- a CDS encoding helix-turn-helix domain-containing protein produces the protein MTQDAELETIIRQRIRGLRLARGWSLDALASRCHLSPSTLSRIETGHRRIALDQLVPIARALGTSLDQLVEPADDEDVVIRPEPRHARGVTVWPLSREGAPRGVAVARMRITPERPTGPEHRGVHPGREWFTVLSGTAVLQLGERSVLVRAGQAAEFSTMLPHAVGAVDGPVEILTVLDSDGERSHQHAD, from the coding sequence ATGACGCAAGATGCTGAGCTGGAGACCATCATCCGACAGCGGATCCGCGGGCTCCGGCTGGCCAGGGGCTGGTCGCTGGACGCCCTGGCTTCCCGCTGCCACCTGAGCCCGTCGACCCTCAGCCGGATCGAGACCGGCCACCGGCGGATCGCCCTCGACCAGCTGGTCCCGATCGCCCGCGCCCTGGGCACCAGCCTCGACCAGCTCGTCGAGCCCGCCGACGACGAGGACGTCGTGATCCGGCCCGAGCCGAGGCACGCCCGGGGCGTCACCGTGTGGCCGCTGTCCCGGGAGGGTGCTCCCCGGGGCGTCGCGGTCGCCCGGATGCGGATCACCCCGGAACGACCGACCGGTCCCGAGCACCGCGGCGTCCACCCCGGGAGGGAGTGGTTCACGGTGCTCTCCGGCACGGCGGTGCTGCAGCTCGGGGAGCGCAGCGTCCTGGTCCGCGCGGGTCAGGCAGCCGAGTTCTCCACGATGCTGCCGCACGCGGTCGGGGCCGTCGACGGCCCGGTGGAGATCCTCACCGTGCTGGACAGCGACGGCGAACGCAGCCACCAGCACGCCGACTGA
- a CDS encoding class I SAM-dependent methyltransferase, producing MLEIDAQVMAPVLADLVEQVAEQAGAGTTRVVDLGAGTGVGTVALARRLPDAEVVAVDRAPAMLARVLTAARVAGVGDRVRTLEADLGQGWPDTGEVDLVWASSSLHEVPDPAAVLRRAADVLAPGGSVAVVEMDTLPRFLPDDLGRGRPGLEVRCHDVLARAGWNSYQDWTPYLAAVGLEVSRHRHVLETQPQADLLVRYARAFLQRIRDYVGQHLPAEDLAVLDVLLGSGPESLESRGDLALQASRTLWLATRPPGVRR from the coding sequence ATGCTCGAGATCGACGCCCAGGTGATGGCCCCGGTGCTGGCCGACCTCGTCGAGCAGGTCGCCGAGCAGGCAGGCGCGGGGACGACGCGGGTCGTCGACCTGGGTGCCGGGACCGGAGTCGGCACGGTGGCTCTGGCCCGCCGGCTCCCGGACGCCGAGGTGGTGGCCGTGGACCGTGCACCGGCCATGCTCGCGCGCGTCCTGACGGCCGCCCGGGTCGCCGGGGTGGGCGACCGCGTCCGCACCCTCGAGGCCGACCTGGGGCAGGGCTGGCCGGACACCGGTGAGGTGGACCTGGTGTGGGCCTCCTCCTCGCTGCACGAGGTGCCCGACCCGGCGGCCGTGCTCCGCAGGGCCGCGGACGTCCTGGCGCCCGGCGGGTCGGTGGCCGTGGTGGAGATGGACACCCTGCCCCGGTTCCTCCCCGACGACCTCGGCCGGGGCCGTCCCGGGCTGGAGGTCCGCTGCCACGACGTGCTGGCCCGGGCCGGCTGGAACAGCTACCAGGACTGGACGCCGTACCTCGCCGCCGTGGGTCTCGAGGTGAGCCGCCACCGCCACGTGCTGGAGACGCAGCCGCAGGCCGACCTGCTCGTCCGCTACGCCCGCGCCTTCCTGCAGCGGATCCGCGACTACGTGGGGCAGCACCTCCCCGCGGAGGACCTCGCCGTCCTCGACGTCCTGCTGGGCTCGGGCCCGGAGTCCCTCGAGTCCCGCGGTGACCTCGCCCTCCAGGCCAGCCGCACCCTCTGGCTCGCCACCCGCCCCCCGGGCGTGCGCCGGTAG